DNA from Salinibacter grassmerensis:
GAAATCCCCAATCGGAACCGCGAGCTCGTCCGTCTTCGTAACGTAATCGGGACCCGAAAATTCCAGGATACCGATCTCAAACTCCCCCTTCCCCTCGGCAAAAACATCGAGGGGGAGGTCCACGTGGGCGACCTGGCAACGATGCCCCACCTGCTCATCGCCGGGGCCACCGGGTCTGGCAAGTCCGTGGGCCTGAACTCCATCATCACGGGCCTCATCTACGCCTGCCACCCGGCGAACCTGCGGTTCGTCATCATCGACCCGAAGAAGATTGAGCTGCAGCAGTACACGGCCCTCGAAACGCAGTTCGTGGCCGTGCCGGAGGACATCGATCAGACGGTCATCACCGACATCGACGAGGCGTCCGGCGTCCTCAAGAGCGTGGAGCGCGAGATGGAGACCCGGTACGATCTTCTCTCAGACGCCAGCGTGCGCAACATCACCGGGTACAACGAGAAGTTTCAGGCCGGGGAGCTCGACCCCACCGACGGGCACCGGCACATGCCCTACCTCGTGGTGGTGGTCGACGAGCTGGCCGACCTGATGATGGCGGCCGGCGATGACGTGGAGGGGCCGATCTCACGACTCGCCCAGATGGCCCGAGCCGTTGGCATCCATCTCATTCTCGCGACCCAGCGGCCGTCGGTCGACGTGGTAACCGGGGTCATCAAGGCCAACTTCCCGTCCCGCATTGCTTTTGAGGTGGCGTCCCGGGTCGACTCGCGAACCATTCTGGATCAGGGCGGCGCCGAGGACCTCGTCGGGAACGGCGACATGCTCTTCCTCAGCGGCAGCGACCTGAAGCGCCTGCAGGGCCCGTTCGTGAGCGTGGAGGAGGTGGAGGAGGTCGTGGATCACGTTGCCGACCAGCCCGGGGTCACCCCCTACACGTTGCCCTCCTTACAGGACGCCGGCCACGGCCCGGACGAGACCCTGGGCGTGGAGGACACCGACGAGAAATTCGAGGAGGCGGCCCGTGTCATCGTGCGCCGCCAGCAGGGCTCCGTGTCGCTCCTCCAGCGCAAGCTGGCGGTCGGGTACACGCGCGCCGCCCGCATCGTCGATCAACTGGAGGAGGCCGGCATCGTAGGCCCCTTCAATGGCACCAAGGCTCGCGACGTGCTCGTCGACACCGAACAAGAACTCGACGGGCTTCTGCACGGCGAGGACGCGGAAGAGGCCGGTCCGGAAGAGGCGTAGTGCTGTGCGCCTCAGCTCTCTAGGCCTGCCCCCATTTACACGCAATTTCGTTCCGACTGAATTTTCTCGCATGAGCTCAACGTTTCCGACAATCGGCATTCTTGGCGGTGGACAGCTCGGCAAGATGATGGCGGCCGAGGCCGTCCGCATGAGCATAGATGTCCGGCTGTTGTCTCCGAAGGAGGCCGGCCCGATGCAGTCCTACGCCAGAACCCAGGTCGGCGACTGGACCGACCCGGACGTACTTCGCCCCTTCACGGCCGACTGCGACGTGGTAACGGTCGAGAGCGAGTGGGCGCCCGCCGACGCCGCCGCCAAGGTGTTGCCGGACGACGCTGCCCTCTGGCCCTCCACCAAAACCCTTTCCCTCATCAAGGACAAGGGCGTACAGAAACAGCACCTCGCCGACGCCGGGTGCCCGGTGCCGGCGTTTGCACGCTGCGAGACCCTCGACGAGGCCTTTGACGCCGCGGACGAGCTCGGCTACCCGGTGGTTCTCAAACAGTATCGCGGGGCCTACGATGGCTACGGAAACGCCACGGCCGCTTCCGAAGACGAGCTCCGCGAGGCCTGGCCCGACTTGGCCACCGAGGATGGCGCGATGGTCGAAACGTTCGCGGACTTTGCCCGCGAGCTCGCGGTGCAGGTGGCCCGGCGGCCGGGCGGGAACCAGGTCGTGTATCCGGTCGCCTACACCGAGCAGCGCGACCACCGGTGCCACGCCGTGGAGGTGCCCGCGGACATCGACGCTGAGATTGCCGAAAAGGCCCGACACATCGCCCAAAAGTCCGTCGATGCGGTCGAGGGCGTTGGGCTTATCGCCGTCGAGCTTTTCGAAATGCCGGATGGGCGTGTGCTCGTCAACGAACTCGCCCCGCGCCCCCACAATACCGGACACTACTCGATTGAGGGCGCCGCCACCTCTCAGTTCGAAAACCATGTGCGGGCCGTTCTAGACTGGCCCTTGGGGGATCCCTCACTTCGAACCCGCGTGGCCGTAATGGTGAATGTGCTGGGCCGCCGCGAGGGCACGCCCCCACGGACGACGGGCCTCCCGCGTGCCCTCGACACCGAGGGCGTTACTCCACACATCTACGGCAAGCCCGACGTGCGTCCCGGCCGCAAGATGGGCCATGTGACCGCCCTCGGCACCGACCGCGCCGACACGCGAAAGCGAGCCGAAATGGCTGCCAGCGCGATTGAATTATAGTCGCTTGTGGATGCTCCTCGACGGCGTGATGGGCCTTTTCCCACACACAATCCGCTCCGTCGCCTGAGCCTTGCCACGCCCCGAGCA
Protein-coding regions in this window:
- a CDS encoding 5-(carboxyamino)imidazole ribonucleotide synthase encodes the protein MSSTFPTIGILGGGQLGKMMAAEAVRMSIDVRLLSPKEAGPMQSYARTQVGDWTDPDVLRPFTADCDVVTVESEWAPADAAAKVLPDDAALWPSTKTLSLIKDKGVQKQHLADAGCPVPAFARCETLDEAFDAADELGYPVVLKQYRGAYDGYGNATAASEDELREAWPDLATEDGAMVETFADFARELAVQVARRPGGNQVVYPVAYTEQRDHRCHAVEVPADIDAEIAEKARHIAQKSVDAVEGVGLIAVELFEMPDGRVLVNELAPRPHNTGHYSIEGAATSQFENHVRAVLDWPLGDPSLRTRVAVMVNVLGRREGTPPRTTGLPRALDTEGVTPHIYGKPDVRPGRKMGHVTALGTDRADTRKRAEMAASAIEL